gaaaaaattacaaaaagatCATGTTGATTGATTTGTGGAACAAAGCGGAATATAGCTTACCATAAGTAATGAATGACATGACCCACCTGTGTTGAATTTAGACTGGAGCGGGAGAGAAAGGGCCAGGCAACCAGTGACAGTGTGCTAAAACACGTGTTAGCTTAAATTATAATCACAGCAGTACAGTAACAAGCTGTGTAATCTCTCCcatcccaaaaagaaaacgCAGAACCTCGTacttaattactaattaaagcaTTAATTACTTGGTTAATGAAACAGAAGAATCTCTATCACTGCCTACTCACATGAGAATCAGTGAGAGACGAATACCATGCGCTTCTTGTGTAGATTTTTGGATTTATACGAGGAGTTGGGGGTCAATTTTTGATGTGATGAGATGAGATGGGATGAGATGattgtgtgtttgttttcttttgtgagCCGAACTTTTCAAGATGCACGACATCAAAATGTCCTTATCGTTTGATCTTACTCAATTCCACACAAGATTTGTGTCCCCATCTTGGCCGATTCCATTATTACCATTTCCAAATCTGATCCTCAGCTAAGCTTTGCACCAAAATCTTGTTTACGAGGCCCTCGTTGTATTAGCTATTTCTTAATCTGACTTTTTTCTTATCTTAATTTGCCAAAAACTTCAAATAGCAAATATGGATCTACTTGGATTGGAGATTCATAAACGGGAAGCATGGCATTGCAACATGAATTCAATACTCTTGCTACTTATAAAACATTTTATTCAGAAACTGATCTGCACAAGCACACAACATAAATATATTGTTCAAGTTTCCAGCTTTTACAGTATAATCTGAGACCACCTTTTCATTTCCTATCGAGTCTATGACAATGAGCAACGATATCACATACAAGAAAGAGCTGAAGAGACGACCAAAGTTCCTTATTATCTATCACAAATACATACCACAACCAATTACCAATAACAAGGGCAGACGCTAGAAACACAGATAATGTAAACATAAAATCCAAGCCAACTTCTCCAAAATTGTTTCCTTCTTCTCAAACTGACTTACAAACGCTATTTGGTCCTCATCTCTGCTGCTTGATGTTGTCAGTTGGAAGCTGGGCAGAACCTTCCGGCAGCACCATGGCAGCGGCCGCTGTCATGGTTTGGTACTGAGAAGGTATTGTCGGAGCCAGAGGCTGTGTATAGTATATCTGGCCATGAGAAGGCTCAGCATATTCATACGCATAATTAGCAGCACCCCCTGAAGAAGGAACAGCAGATTGATGAATCTGACTGGTGTAACCAACATATTGTTGCTGATGCTGAGGAGGAACTTGAACCACAGAAGGAGCAGCTGCGGTTGCTGTTCTGTACACACCCCCAGCCATATCGGGTTTCGCAATCTGGGCATTCCTTATCTGGTTGAAAGATGCAGAAGGAGAGACCATGGCGGAATTTGGAGGTGTTTGGGAGCGGCTAGAAGGGATAGAAGTAGCAGCTTCATTGATATTGGATTGCTGCACAGGCAAGTTGGTGTAAGGTTGGGCCTGTCTGGCAGGCATGTAATAAACCTGGtattgctgctgctgctgctgctgatcaAGCTGGGGGTGATGATGGTGCTGATGGTGTTGCTGCTGCTGGGAAGGATATACAGGGTAATATGCCGGGATTGGGACAGAGCCAGGGTGATGCTGGATGTAATGTGTACCAGCGTGTATAaattgctgttgctgttgtgCTTGTTGGTGTTGCTGGTGTGCTTGTTggtgttgttgttgctgctgctgttgttgttgatgatcAAATTGGGCTTGCAATACATACCCAGAATCATGAAGCTGTTGTTGCATTTGAACCCGAGTGTTTGGATCAGCCATATTCAATTTTGGATCCACAAGGTTTGCAGGAAACCTGGTATTTCCAGAGGGTATTTGAACAACTGTGTCTTGGTAAATTACGGGTTTTGGGCGAGACGCATTTGAGAAACTACTATCGCTGTAAAATTGAATCCAACATAACACAAGAAGCAAAAAATTAACACTAATTAAGAACTTGTTGATCAtcacaaacaacaacaacaacaacaacagtaATTTAAGCAACCAATTTACTGAAAACAGAAAGGACTAAAGACTGAGCATAAATTACCAATCAGGCGTACCTTGATACTGAATCTGGGGATGGCAAATCAATAGATTTGGGCTGAGACTGAGCGGGCAGAGTCTGTGGCTGAAGCTGAAGCTGAGGCTGAGGCGGTCTCCGATACCCAGCCGGCGCGCCGTGATCCGATCGCTCGTCGTCCGACACAACACGATTCAAGTACTCGGTGGCCGAACTCAGCGGCGCAGCGGAGGCCACGATAGTAGTCGGCATCGGAGGCGGCGGAGAAAGCACCACGAAGCTACCCTCATCTTGCTTCtgcccaccaccaccaacagtCATCTGAGCAAACTGCTCCTCAATCCCCATCTTCTGATCCTGCACTCTAATCCCACCACCAGCTCCGCCGCCGTCTTCCACGTGGACCCGAATCGGCGGCAGGTTCGCAAGAGAAGGCGACGATGACGTGGACCCAAAAGATGACGAGTTTTCGAGCATCGGGGAATCGGGCACAGAGTGAACGTCCtgcccaccaccaccaccctgTTTGGCATTCTTGCAATTCGCAGGAATCGTAGCCTCGGCGTCTCTCGAAGCCGAGTCCAAATTATTGGGAGCGCCACCGGAAATCCCATCGTCGTCAAGACCGAGCAAGCAATTCACAGAGGCGGAATCGGAGAAGCCCCGATTGAGCATACCAGACGCGCCATTGAGCGCGTTCAAGAACCAGTCCTCGGACTTGGTGGCCGGCATATCGAGAATGGGCCCCATCGATTGCGTCGATTCGGGCTTCAGGGGAAAGAGGAAGAGGCGGAGGCGGGAGGGCTTGGAGGAAGAGTTGCTGTTGTTGGTGGCCGTACGGTCGTACTCGTCGATCATGTTGTCGAGGTCTTCGTCGGTGGTGACGGAGATTAAGGAATCGAGGTCTTCGCTGGGGAGCTGGTACTTGAGGGTGAAGGGGCGGCCGTTGAGAAGGGTCTTGGAGAGGCGGTTGGAGAGGTCGGAGAGGGAGGTGTGGCGGTCGACGACGACGATTCGGGTGTCGCCGCCGACGTAGCACAACGACTTGTCGTGCGGGCGGGGGACGATGTGGCCGCCGTAGCTGCACATGAGGCGGAGCCTGGTGGTAGGGGGGAGAGGCTCGTCCCATGAGTCGGTGTTGCGGGACCTAGGAGAGGAGTCAACGGAGTCGGCGTAGTTGGGGTGGTGGGGCTGCAGCGATGGGGCCGCCGGTGGTGGTTccatggtggtggtggtgagagAAGtggagtgagagagagagagtatgtGGGTTTTTGGTGAGAGGTGGTTTAGAATCTTTAacactctcttcttcttctcctttttggggttggagggaggaggagagagagagcaaaagaGGGGTGATGTATGGGTAGCGGATGCTCTTATAGTTACTCCACACCTGGTCTGGTCGCCTCCAGGCTCcagctgttttatttttcttttctttttccttttttttaatctataATTTGTTAAATTGGTTTGCTAATTATTGGGGaaaatggattttatttttgttaagtAATAAATTGTAACATTTTTTTAGGCTTTTATGGGGGAGAGGGAAACGGGGAGGAGATTGTGGTTGCACTGTGGGAAAAGGCCAACTTGGAAATGAAACTGTGTGCGAGTCCAGATGGGTTGACAGCTAGTTTACTGATTGGCTCCAGTTGGGGTGCGAGGCTCTCTCCCTCTAGTGTGGGATCTGCTAGCCTACATCCATGTTCACAGTTAGTAGTACTATGATAATCATATTTGAATGTACCGAGTGCCATGATTATCTTCtacttcaaaattcaaaattgaaatcaagaTTTCCCCCTTTCTAATTCTCCTAAccgaattttgttttttgaagttttatttACTTCTTATTATCAGATTACTTAAACATTCCTAAATTTACATGCAAAGGACtttgtattgtttttttttttttcggtgaACTGGAGGGGAAAACCccaaacacacaaaacaaactagCCAACACAAATCAAGCGGGGTCTAGACACCCCTAACAAATCATCCACCAAAGAAGCCCCAACCTAACTTGGGGCCTCATAAAAAATGCAGATACCAAGATCTAAGTTATAACTCCAAACAGCCAGTTGATCTGCAACACTGTTTTTCTCCCTAAAAATATGATGGAGGCTGCAATTCTCAAGCTTCTGCATTAATTGCCAACAACTAGAGACCAAAGATGCAAGAGGGTGCAAAAGTAAGAGAATCATGCTGCTGAACAAGCTGGATAGCAACAGCCGAATCCATCTCAACAATAAGGTTATTAAACCCTTTCTCAACAGCCATCCTCAGACCAAAAAACAAGCCCCATAATTCAGCCTCTAGAATCTGCTATTTTCCCAAATTAATTGCAAAACCACTACACCAATCACCAGAAACATCACGCAGCACACATCCAGCACCAATATGGCTAGAAGCAACTTTCCTAGAGCCATCAACATTCAGTTTAAAGACCCCAGCAGGAGGAGGTTCCCAAGCAAACCAAGCCTCAACCTTAGCACACTTGATAGAAGAAACTTTAGAAGCTTTAAACCATTCCTTCACAGTAGCAGTAATAATCTGTATGGAGTCAAAAGCCAACTCTTCATCACCATGAAACACATAGAAATTCCTCCATTTCCATATGTACCAACATGTGAAAACAAAGACCAAATTCCAGGGAATACCATCAGCCCAAACAATCTTCGACATCAAGTTTACTTTAAGCCAAGGCTGAAAGTCCATAGTAAAAAATCCAGCACTTTGACTAGAATTAAGAAGAGCATTCCACACCTTCCTAGCCTTAACACAATCACGAAGAATATGAAGAATAGACTCCACAGGCCAATGACAAGAACCACAAGAAGCATCCAAAGACAACTGCCTTCTAGCTCTTTGCTCATTAGAAAGAATTTTTCCTTGCATTGCTTTAGGTCACTCTAAGTctaagttgaatttttttgtgaattgAAGCTtcatatactatttttaatcaTCTTTTGAATGCACGTTTTATGTTGTATGCCCCCTTGGCATACACGTGGTTTTTGTTtaagataattaaaaaagataatggattattgtgtttcataaaaataagactcatttaattttttatttttttatttttttaatatgaaaaagtgtgaatttaatttttttaaattatcctcatttaattaataatttcaattcttaatgtttgcattaaccaaagacattttcttgtattttgaaggtttcaccattctctgtcttttgctttatatatagacagtctcgatctcttggactacagaagtcaaagagattgtggtcacccatcgttggatattaatccaatggttcaaaaaagtttcttaaaatgagtgcaagagtgagtgatccgttgaatttacatccaacggtgagtgaccacaaatctcttggacccctgtagtccaagagatcaggactgtatatatagatagatTATGATATGTGCAAAAGTATTTTCATAAGATgatcaaaaatatatattttttacatAATTATTCATGCACAAACatatatcttctttttttaacatacGATAGAATACTTACAAGATACTTTTTTATAATGAGTTCATACATTTATACACCACAATAAGACTAACCACAACTAATTAGGTATTGAAACTCATCACATATATATTGTCTTTTTGTCGAACTAGGTAAGAACTTTATGTTGCCATTAGACCCCTtcttatatatgtattaacCTTTTGTGGTTATTGTGTTTGTATTGTTCCTTATAGTTAACGATCTTTACAtttgaattataaatgcaatatttcaattttagcccaaaaaaaaaaggtgataaATACAACTAGAACAAAGACTAGTTATTGGCGCAAAAAAATATCCATCCTAATGTACTAAAGAACCACTAACGTGCACTGAAATTATGTAcactcaaaataaaattgctTTAAATTCCTCAACAATTTTAGAAGGAATAATCTTTTGACGCTTTTAGTGGCTTCATCCCTCTCACAAAATCACAATTCACATATGGAAACTAGTTTTCTTAAACGCGTATGGGAGAACCTTGAATTATGTAGGCCTTAATCCCAATTAGGAaagaattaaagaaataaaacgAGCTTCCCCAACTCCCACTCCACCTCAAAACCAATCGGAGTGTTGGCCGCAATTCTAGTAACGCACCCACGGGTGACGCAATCATTTGCACTTTTCTCTtacttaacaaaaaaaaaattctccaatTGAGAAAACTCAGTTGAAATGATAGACCACGCTCTCCCATATTCCACGCGCGAAAACGCTTACTACAATTGGGGCTCAACCGTCGAAACCACGTATTACTGGTAGGTGTAGTTTAGACACGTGAGGGTTCACTTTACCAAGGGCAGCCACGAGACTCCCTGCAGTAAAGTGATGACGTTTTGCAACAGCCAGGGCAGTGGTTTTACTTTTATGTTAGAATAGAATCTGGTGCTTCTGAGTGTATTTAGCTTTTTGCTTGCAGTTTATGCCTCTCTGCGTTTAGCAAAAGcatacaatattttattttattttcatttttgtgttttatttgGAATGTCATTTCGTGGTTAAGGAGCCTAGACAgtaaatttcttcaaattcataCAGTATTATAATTTGCTAATCACAATGGTTAATTCTAATTTGATCCAGCTTCGGCTCAGAGAACAAATCTTGTCGTTTGGGTATTTAGTCCCGGctattttttggttggttgtGATGCATTGGCGCTCTTTTTCCTTTATcgtatttttcttcattttggaTTTCTTAAGATAAGGTTTAAACAAGGCCACACTTGTTGCATCACCAAAATCCAGTTTTGTTCAATTGTATTCACAGTGTGTTTCAATTAAATGTTCAATTGTACGTtctattactttttttttttttagaataaatatttcattaaaaaaaaaaaacccaagaagAGAGTACATATGCAGAAAGAGAAGGGAGCAACCATGTAGGTTGCTTCCTTaatccaaaaaacaaaaattattacaACTGATTGCAAATTGATCACgttttattacaaatttaaaTGTTACAATTGATTGTCTCTACATACAATAACATTTGTTGGCCAAAACCTACCAACAAATGTTATGGTATGCAGGGGCGAAGCTAAGATTTTATATTTGAGGGGGCCAAAATGTTAAACACAAAAAGTTTagttgtatattttttttggcctATTGAGTAAACTATTGCGTACAAAAGCACTAAATTGAAATGAGtgattttctttcataaatgtagTATGATTTCACtattatattcatattaaaatacaattttgacAAGCATTGATTTGTGGTGAGGGGACCATAGGCTTAAGTATAGcaatttttctttgcatttgtTACCACATCCAATATATACATTCAAAAGGGTTAAATAAATTGGAGGGGCTAGGGCCATCCCAAGCCTTAGTACAGCTCTGCCCCTGATG
The window above is part of the Prunus dulcis chromosome 1, ALMONDv2, whole genome shotgun sequence genome. Proteins encoded here:
- the LOC117635606 gene encoding RNA polymerase II degradation factor 1-like, with translation MEPPPAAPSLQPHHPNYADSVDSSPRSRNTDSWDEPLPPTTRLRLMCSYGGHIVPRPHDKSLCYVGGDTRIVVVDRHTSLSDLSNRLSKTLLNGRPFTLKYQLPSEDLDSLISVTTDEDLDNMIDEYDRTATNNSNSSSKPSRLRLFLFPLKPESTQSMGPILDMPATKSEDWFLNALNGASGMLNRGFSDSASVNCLLGLDDDGISGGAPNNLDSASRDAEATIPANCKNAKQGGGGGQDVHSVPDSPMLENSSSFGSTSSSPSLANLPPIRVHVEDGGGAGGGIRVQDQKMGIEEQFAQMTVGGGGQKQDEGSFVVLSPPPPMPTTIVASAAPLSSATEYLNRVVSDDERSDHGAPAGYRRPPQPQLQLQPQTLPAQSQPKSIDLPSPDSVSSDSSFSNASRPKPVIYQDTVVQIPSGNTRFPANLVDPKLNMADPNTRVQMQQQLHDSGYVLQAQFDHQQQQQQQQQHQQAHQQHQQAQQQQQFIHAGTHYIQHHPGSVPIPAYYPVYPSQQQQHHQHHHHPQLDQQQQQQQYQVYYMPARQAQPYTNLPVQQSNINEAATSIPSSRSQTPPNSAMVSPSASFNQIRNAQIAKPDMAGGVYRTATAAAPSVVQVPPQHQQQYVGYTSQIHQSAVPSSGGAANYAYEYAEPSHGQIYYTQPLAPTIPSQYQTMTAAAAMVLPEGSAQLPTDNIKQQR